Proteins from one Erysipelothrix larvae genomic window:
- a CDS encoding penicillin-binding protein: MKRRANIRILLSFLVVTIVFALVSANVFVVSILGWHINSSTSIRDKVEGMYVVEEDIIAKRGNIIDRNGNILAQDVTAYTLYANIDPDRFSANGDAAHVVDKEAAATIIASVIDSEYNDVLAILNSEGSKEVQFGTKGKYLSLSQKQKLEASDISGLGFYEIVQRSYLSDTLATTLIGRSIFDEESGEQNGIMGIESYYNDILTGVNGSVVFRQDSDNYRFETFENLSRDAINGMDVVLTIDRGIQEELEIALQTLLTSDLVHASEAWGAVMNIKTGEILAFADRPAFDATDPETTYLNRGTQYQYEPGSTMKTFTIASAIDNGAVTPTSTFDSSPFYIGLDANGKAIRVTSGQKNIGVVNNADYEQYGTITHYLGYQKSSNVGIADILVNHLNPEELKNDLLELGFFDNVTSDRIPDETGYLVWDGPREKINNGFGQGSTVTMLQILQGYSAIFGDGTVVKPYFVKQIIDTANNTIEYEAQKQTLNKVYKESTVQTVRDLMYENVESVDLTRFKMDEVSVMAKSGTAQLVIDGAYSRSQYIFSAALGFPYEDPEYMMYFAYQTGNHATRNSANIMKNVVRKVVSTYPISSGETDYVPEGESFTMTNLINLPVTLAKDRLAENKITPIIFGDGSTVINQYPKDGQSYMGSDKVLLFTSTSNIIMPDMTGWTMKEVRAFSDTVSLTLKASGSGYVKSQSIPQGTVVETGGVLEITLE; encoded by the coding sequence ATGAAAAGACGTGCTAATATTCGAATTTTATTATCATTTTTAGTTGTAACAATTGTGTTTGCACTCGTTAGTGCAAACGTTTTTGTTGTCTCAATCCTTGGATGGCATATTAACTCTTCCACAAGCATTCGTGATAAAGTAGAAGGCATGTATGTTGTTGAGGAGGACATCATTGCGAAACGGGGGAACATTATTGATCGTAATGGGAATATCCTCGCTCAAGATGTGACAGCCTATACGTTGTATGCAAACATTGATCCGGATCGATTCAGTGCAAATGGTGATGCTGCCCATGTCGTTGATAAAGAAGCAGCTGCAACAATCATTGCTTCAGTCATTGATTCTGAATACAATGATGTGCTGGCAATTTTAAATTCCGAAGGATCAAAAGAAGTTCAATTTGGAACAAAAGGTAAATACTTATCATTATCACAAAAGCAAAAACTCGAGGCTTCAGACATTTCTGGTCTAGGGTTCTATGAGATTGTTCAAAGAAGCTATCTTTCCGATACGCTTGCTACAACCCTAATTGGACGCTCAATTTTCGATGAGGAAAGTGGCGAACAAAATGGTATTATGGGTATCGAAAGCTATTACAATGACATCCTAACAGGTGTTAATGGCTCTGTTGTATTTCGTCAAGACAGTGATAATTATCGATTTGAAACGTTTGAGAATTTATCGAGAGATGCCATCAATGGAATGGATGTCGTCTTAACAATCGATCGTGGGATTCAAGAAGAACTTGAGATTGCGCTTCAAACCCTGCTTACTTCGGATCTTGTCCATGCTTCAGAAGCATGGGGAGCGGTTATGAATATCAAGACGGGTGAAATTCTTGCATTTGCAGATCGTCCAGCTTTTGATGCAACCGATCCAGAAACAACTTATCTTAATCGTGGGACTCAATATCAATATGAGCCTGGATCAACGATGAAGACCTTTACAATCGCTTCTGCGATAGATAATGGTGCAGTTACACCAACATCAACCTTCGATTCAAGTCCATTCTATATCGGGCTTGATGCCAATGGAAAAGCAATCCGTGTCACGAGTGGACAAAAAAACATTGGTGTTGTTAATAATGCGGATTATGAACAATATGGGACAATTACACATTACCTCGGGTATCAAAAATCATCCAATGTTGGGATTGCTGATATTCTTGTCAATCATTTAAATCCAGAAGAATTGAAAAACGATTTACTTGAACTGGGATTCTTTGACAATGTCACATCAGATCGAATTCCGGATGAAACAGGGTATTTGGTATGGGATGGACCACGTGAAAAAATCAACAATGGATTTGGCCAAGGATCAACTGTTACCATGCTCCAAATTCTTCAAGGTTATTCGGCAATTTTTGGCGATGGAACTGTAGTTAAACCATATTTTGTGAAGCAAATAATTGATACCGCAAATAATACAATCGAATATGAAGCTCAAAAGCAAACACTGAATAAAGTTTATAAAGAGTCAACGGTACAAACAGTTCGTGACTTGATGTATGAAAATGTTGAATCAGTAGATTTAACCCGTTTTAAAATGGATGAAGTGAGTGTTATGGCAAAATCAGGGACAGCACAACTTGTAATTGATGGTGCTTATAGTCGTTCACAATATATATTCTCAGCTGCATTAGGATTCCCTTATGAAGACCCTGAATATATGATGTATTTTGCATATCAAACCGGAAATCATGCAACACGTAACTCTGCAAACATCATGAAAAATGTGGTGCGTAAAGTAGTTTCAACCTATCCAATTTCTTCAGGAGAAACGGATTATGTTCCTGAAGGTGAGTCCTTTACAATGACAAATCTCATTAACCTTCCTGTAACGCTTGCTAAAGATAGACTTGCAGAAAACAAGATTACACCGATTATTTTTGGCGATGGATCAACAGTCATTAATCAATATCCTAAGGATGGACAAAGTTACATGGGAAGTGATAAAGTATTACTGTTCACATCGACCAGCAATATTATTATGCCTGATATGACAGGGTGGACAATGAAAGAAGTCCGTGCCTTTAGTGATACAGTTTCCTTAACGCTTAAAGCATCAGGAAGTGGTTATGTGAAGTCGCAATCAATACCTCAAGGCACTGTTGTTGAGACCGGTGGTGTCCTTGAAATAACGTTAGAATAG
- the mraY gene encoding phospho-N-acetylmuramoyl-pentapeptide-transferase: protein MIPAILGGISALIISVYAYPKYIKYLESRTIQQTVSEFAVDAFKEKKKTVTFGGALFVLIPTILSLIYAIVFKNVWILLMSGTYLLNGILGFVDDYKIVKEGKNDGLSEKQKLIFQVAVALAFYAGYVALGGANVVGIPFVNIQLNIGFVYPILVVFLIVGTANAVNFTDGMDGLAAGTSLIAMLPFMIIAFKHANYDIMFLLFCVFGSVLGFLLYNAHPANIFMGDVGSLPLGALFATTAIVLHQELLLALIGGVFVLEMLSVIIQQTYYKKTGKRLFKYTPIHYSFTLSGWKEVDVVHLFWGIGAVFAILSILIGVFFA, encoded by the coding sequence ATGATACCAGCAATACTTGGGGGTATTAGTGCATTAATCATCAGTGTATATGCATATCCAAAGTATATAAAATACTTAGAAAGTCGAACAATCCAACAAACCGTCAGTGAGTTTGCTGTGGATGCATTTAAAGAAAAAAAGAAAACTGTAACGTTTGGAGGAGCGCTATTTGTGCTTATTCCAACGATTTTATCACTGATTTATGCAATTGTTTTCAAAAATGTATGGATTCTCTTGATGTCCGGAACCTATTTACTCAATGGAATCTTAGGATTTGTTGACGATTATAAAATCGTTAAAGAAGGAAAAAATGATGGTCTTTCCGAGAAACAAAAGCTCATTTTTCAAGTTGCAGTAGCCCTTGCTTTTTATGCAGGATATGTGGCTTTAGGTGGTGCAAATGTTGTCGGCATTCCATTTGTAAACATTCAACTTAATATTGGTTTTGTATATCCAATACTTGTCGTGTTCCTCATTGTTGGAACTGCTAATGCAGTGAACTTTACTGATGGTATGGATGGATTGGCAGCAGGTACTTCCCTGATTGCGATGCTTCCATTCATGATCATTGCTTTTAAACACGCCAACTATGATATTATGTTTCTGCTATTTTGTGTATTTGGAAGTGTTTTAGGATTTCTTCTATATAATGCACACCCTGCAAATATCTTTATGGGAGATGTCGGATCTTTACCATTAGGAGCCTTATTCGCAACCACTGCCATTGTATTACACCAAGAACTTTTACTTGCGTTAATTGGCGGCGTGTTTGTTTTAGAAATGCTTAGTGTTATTATCCAACAAACCTACTATAAAAAGACAGGGAAACGTCTGTTTAAATATACACCAATCCACTACAGCTTTACCTTGTCGGGTTGGAAAGAAGTTGATGTAGTCCATCTATTTTGGGGTATAGGTGCTGTATTTGCAATATTAAGTATTCTAATTGGAGTATTTTTCGCATGA
- the murD gene encoding UDP-N-acetylmuramoyl-L-alanine--D-glutamate ligase — protein sequence MRALVIGAARSGVGAAHLLTQQGYHVTLVSNQDFNERDDLETMGVQVILDDSETDQFDQVDLVIKNPGIPNSHPLVSRFSHVINEIELASMYNPSGKLYGISGTNGKTTTVSLLYDMFKIHDSHAIVVGNIGIPYSEIVYQEGDVSRNVALELSSFQMENLPGLKLEAYALMNLTPDHLDRYESVEAYFSVKSRFGSQAKVVVRNADDAEVMKYTQSLEVPFINVSLESKQHVYLEKGWCFYGEDRLFPCDALQLAGKHNLMNAMFAAVMAYLGGVTSDQITQALSTFKGVEHRLELVQTLHGVRYFNDSKATNPESTEKALSAFDDHQVILLAGGYDKKIPFDILANYTSKLKAIYVFGDSALSIKSVFEEAIVVETMFEALQQAHKIATEGDVVLLSPACASFDQFKDYEDRGRQFKKMVHEL from the coding sequence ATGAGAGCCCTTGTAATCGGTGCTGCACGATCAGGTGTTGGAGCGGCACATTTACTCACTCAACAAGGATATCATGTTACGTTGGTGTCAAATCAAGATTTCAATGAGCGTGATGACCTTGAAACCATGGGTGTTCAAGTTATTTTAGATGACTCAGAAACCGATCAATTTGATCAGGTTGATCTTGTGATAAAAAATCCAGGTATACCAAATTCACATCCACTTGTATCACGTTTTTCACATGTTATTAATGAAATTGAATTGGCATCGATGTATAATCCTTCTGGGAAGTTATATGGAATTTCAGGAACAAATGGTAAAACAACAACCGTGTCACTCCTTTATGACATGTTTAAAATCCATGATTCCCATGCCATCGTTGTGGGAAATATTGGGATTCCTTACAGTGAAATTGTGTATCAAGAAGGGGATGTTTCGCGAAATGTTGCCCTTGAACTGAGCTCATTTCAGATGGAAAATTTACCAGGATTAAAACTGGAAGCGTATGCTCTAATGAATCTTACACCTGATCATTTGGATCGTTATGAATCGGTAGAAGCTTATTTCAGTGTTAAATCACGCTTTGGATCACAGGCAAAGGTTGTTGTGCGAAATGCAGATGATGCAGAAGTCATGAAATACACCCAATCACTAGAAGTCCCTTTTATTAATGTCTCTTTAGAATCTAAACAACACGTGTATCTTGAAAAAGGGTGGTGCTTCTATGGTGAGGATCGCTTGTTTCCATGCGATGCACTTCAACTCGCAGGGAAACATAATCTGATGAATGCCATGTTTGCAGCCGTAATGGCGTATTTAGGCGGCGTAACATCGGATCAAATCACGCAGGCACTATCTACATTCAAAGGTGTTGAACATCGCTTAGAACTTGTGCAAACGCTTCATGGTGTTCGGTACTTTAATGATTCAAAAGCAACTAATCCAGAATCAACTGAAAAAGCATTAAGTGCATTTGATGATCACCAAGTTATTTTATTAGCGGGTGGATATGACAAGAAAATTCCTTTTGATATTCTTGCAAACTACACATCAAAACTCAAAGCAATTTATGTCTTTGGCGACAGTGCGCTGTCAATAAAATCAGTATTTGAAGAGGCAATTGTTGTTGAAACAATGTTTGAAGCATTACAACAAGCCCATAAGATTGCAACAGAAGGTGATGTTGTCTTATTATCTCCAGCTTGTGCATCCTTTGATCAGTTTAAAGATTATGAAGATCGGGGCCGTCAATTTAAAAAGATGGTTCATGAATTATAA
- a CDS encoding post-transcriptional regulator: MPIYNEQHVQLLLTMRLMKMHREGFDGVTYDDFQRIFTKYILKNQMGATLNQITDRILNISTDTIIRYLALDATIRSKQQSLGDVLTEGDL, encoded by the coding sequence ATGCCGATTTACAATGAACAGCACGTTCAATTATTATTAACAATGCGCTTGATGAAGATGCATCGCGAAGGATTTGACGGAGTAACCTATGATGATTTTCAACGGATATTTACGAAATATATCTTAAAAAATCAGATGGGTGCAACCTTAAATCAAATAACAGATCGAATTTTGAATATCTCAACAGATACGATCATTCGTTACTTGGCACTTGATGCAACAATCAGGAGTAAACAGCAATCATTGGGTGATGTATTGACCGAAGGAGATCTATGA
- a CDS encoding single-stranded-DNA-specific exonuclease RecJ, with the protein MKYYQNLDCDPRFSSESIFCQKIFSLLNLSDDKVEELLKPSQHVVHDAVLFDVVSFMKQSKKLMICGDYDCDGITSTTIAMILAKKLGVEAGYYIPNRIDEGYGANKNTLKLAFEKGYDAVMMIDNGVKALEAIHYAHEVGMKVCIVDHHTYDEAPPVDVFVHPDVLSPYCDTMCAAGLMYTICETNGYADDYLLALGCIGTLGDVMPLWHKNREIVMEGLKALNKHQFLPLVSLLNTKNAPIDAMMVSFQIVPKINAVGRMADMVNVNTMIPYLMADDENLILNFCAQVNSVNTVRKNLGQDLKTIALDMIDESMPVNIISDERFHEGLLGIVANQLTTLTGKPTMVFQKVSEGYKGSARSKTISLSELFSKVNDAYFIAMGGHDFAYGMTIHDHQFEAFSHEVQSVAKTLESVKQDDAIVLMDEPLTKSMLESISKFEPYGPGFQLPLFAIECPDAVSVYPIGTSGFRFSFKNFWLKSAVYFNPSAKFDGDNMPKMLIGRFSIHSQYGLSFTVESVL; encoded by the coding sequence ATGAAATATTATCAAAACCTTGATTGTGATCCTCGATTTTCAAGTGAAAGTATCTTTTGTCAAAAGATATTCTCTTTGCTCAACTTATCGGATGATAAGGTTGAAGAACTGCTGAAACCATCCCAACACGTGGTTCATGACGCAGTGCTCTTTGATGTTGTTTCATTTATGAAACAATCCAAGAAACTCATGATTTGTGGGGATTATGATTGTGATGGTATCACAAGTACGACCATTGCGATGATTCTTGCCAAGAAATTGGGTGTTGAAGCTGGATATTATATCCCTAATCGAATTGATGAAGGATATGGAGCGAATAAAAACACACTTAAACTTGCTTTTGAAAAAGGGTATGATGCCGTGATGATGATCGATAATGGTGTTAAAGCCCTTGAAGCCATTCACTATGCCCATGAAGTTGGTATGAAAGTATGCATTGTTGATCACCATACCTATGATGAAGCCCCACCTGTGGATGTATTTGTGCATCCAGATGTCTTATCACCCTATTGCGATACCATGTGTGCAGCAGGACTAATGTATACCATTTGCGAAACAAATGGGTATGCAGATGATTATCTATTAGCACTTGGATGTATTGGAACCTTAGGTGATGTCATGCCTTTGTGGCATAAAAATCGTGAGATTGTGATGGAAGGTCTAAAAGCACTCAACAAACATCAGTTCTTACCGCTTGTTTCATTATTGAATACAAAAAATGCACCCATTGATGCCATGATGGTATCCTTTCAAATTGTTCCGAAAATAAATGCAGTGGGAAGAATGGCAGATATGGTTAATGTGAATACAATGATACCGTATTTGATGGCAGATGATGAAAACCTCATCTTAAACTTCTGTGCTCAGGTTAACAGTGTGAATACAGTTCGAAAGAACTTAGGCCAAGATTTAAAAACGATTGCGTTGGATATGATTGATGAATCCATGCCTGTAAACATCATTTCAGATGAACGGTTTCATGAAGGGTTATTAGGAATTGTTGCGAATCAATTAACAACACTTACTGGAAAACCAACCATGGTCTTTCAAAAAGTAAGTGAAGGGTATAAGGGCAGTGCACGCTCAAAAACCATTTCTTTGTCGGAATTGTTCAGTAAGGTTAATGATGCCTACTTTATCGCAATGGGAGGGCATGACTTTGCTTATGGAATGACCATCCATGACCATCAATTTGAGGCGTTTTCACACGAGGTTCAATCAGTTGCGAAAACACTTGAATCTGTAAAACAAGACGATGCGATTGTCTTGATGGACGAACCCTTAACAAAATCGATGCTTGAAAGCATCAGTAAATTTGAACCGTATGGTCCAGGGTTTCAATTGCCACTTTTCGCAATTGAGTGTCCCGATGCAGTCTCCGTATATCCAATAGGAACCAGTGGATTCAGATTTAGTTTTAAAAACTTTTGGTTAAAAAGTGCTGTGTACTTTAATCCATCCGCAAAATTTGATGGTGATAACATGCCAAAAATGCTCATCGGAAGATTTTCCATTCATTCACAGTATGGACTGTCATTTACAGTCGAAAGTGTTTTATAA
- a CDS encoding Ig-like domain-containing protein: MRFRKLLSILGITCFVFIMGFPTHINAETQTQQQNELTGENETTNQTENSEEAKRIISLNKESFRIEEFSSDKLEATINLEPNTYSLTITSSNPAVATVSTSGDINALTPGETTISVLVIVNDSKTSYTRTIPVTVYSITGTIIFENEARTVSRGSSFDISYTLSSDALSKRNITWSSSNPSVATVVNGRVTGVEVGTTTITATIGSISASMRVSVVVPLSQIEFNPPTLTLEVGQTSNIPNLIFVPYDTTDSRKATYEVEDQEIIVIENGVLRALTVGKTFVYARVNNIEAVLEVHVTPQTETAESQQIPLSILRSETGALVLTVSDLSIYQGNRFQFILPSEAVKQYMTSEGTTYIKIICDDYLIRDNWKFFNGMIVDKSIMGLVDEDIEFQFITTNNVEQVAFRFSQSYDKDINLNFTLTSIAESSQFYSQLTSPGYTLRFYNSEGYPAGTRFSISPTLLGNSSNKIHLLYLVENNELVDTQQESKLDSELNVVHFMVSDNLYVITFTKIGVNTAKSIIILLALILFAVFSVVGYQFYQRFKHNGWKL, from the coding sequence ATGCGATTTCGTAAATTATTAAGTATCTTGGGGATAACATGTTTTGTTTTCATCATGGGATTTCCAACTCACATTAATGCAGAGACACAAACACAACAACAAAATGAACTAACAGGTGAAAATGAAACAACGAATCAGACCGAAAATAGTGAAGAAGCAAAACGTATCATCAGTCTCAATAAAGAGTCTTTTCGAATTGAAGAGTTTTCCAGCGATAAACTTGAGGCGACAATTAACCTTGAACCAAATACCTACTCACTGACGATTACAAGCAGTAACCCAGCGGTTGCGACTGTGAGTACCAGTGGGGATATCAATGCATTAACACCTGGTGAAACAACGATTTCAGTGTTAGTCATTGTGAATGACTCTAAGACATCCTATACCCGAACAATACCGGTCACAGTCTATTCCATTACAGGAACCATTATTTTTGAAAATGAAGCCCGTACTGTAAGTCGAGGAAGCTCTTTTGACATCAGTTATACCTTGTCTTCAGACGCATTGTCAAAACGCAATATTACGTGGAGTTCATCAAATCCAAGTGTCGCAACGGTAGTTAATGGTCGTGTAACGGGGGTTGAAGTTGGTACCACTACCATTACCGCAACCATTGGATCCATTTCTGCATCCATGCGCGTAAGTGTGGTTGTGCCTTTATCTCAAATTGAATTCAATCCACCCACACTGACTCTTGAAGTTGGACAAACTTCAAATATTCCAAATCTTATTTTTGTGCCTTACGATACAACAGATTCTCGTAAAGCGACTTATGAAGTAGAAGATCAAGAAATTATTGTAATTGAAAATGGTGTTTTACGTGCCTTAACAGTGGGAAAAACATTTGTATATGCGCGTGTAAATAATATCGAAGCAGTATTAGAAGTCCATGTCACACCGCAAACAGAGACTGCAGAGTCACAACAAATTCCTCTTTCCATCCTAAGATCTGAAACAGGAGCGCTTGTGTTAACAGTCAGTGATCTTTCAATCTATCAAGGCAATCGATTCCAATTCATCTTGCCATCTGAAGCTGTTAAACAATATATGACAAGCGAAGGCACTACTTACATTAAAATAATCTGCGATGATTATTTGATTCGTGATAATTGGAAGTTCTTTAATGGGATGATTGTTGATAAGTCGATTATGGGATTAGTTGATGAAGATATCGAGTTTCAATTTATCACAACAAATAATGTTGAACAAGTTGCGTTTCGTTTCTCGCAATCTTATGATAAAGACATCAACCTCAATTTCACCTTGACCTCTATCGCAGAATCCAGCCAATTCTACAGTCAATTAACGTCACCAGGTTATACATTACGTTTCTATAATTCAGAAGGGTATCCAGCAGGTACGCGCTTTAGCATCAGCCCAACGCTTTTAGGAAATTCAAGCAATAAAATCCACTTGCTCTATCTTGTGGAGAACAATGAATTAGTGGATACGCAACAAGAATCAAAACTTGATAGCGAACTGAATGTCGTCCATTTCATGGTTTCAGATAATCTTTATGTTATTACATTTACGAAGATCGGTGTGAATACGGCAAAATCCATAATTATACTCTTAGCATTGATATTATTCGCTGTGTTCAGCGTTGTTGGTTATCAATTTTACCAACGATTTAAACATAACGGTTGGAAACTGTGA
- a CDS encoding adenine phosphoribosyltransferase, which translates to MDLKQYIATIPDFPQEGILFRDITPLMADGKAFREATERFVAFAKEVDAEVIVGPESRGFIFGCPVATELGIGFIPVRKPGKLPRETVSFEYDLEYGSNELHVHKDGIKPGQKVLIIDDLLATGGTIEASVNLVRQLGGEVVGCAFLIELADLNGREKLKGIDVFTIMQY; encoded by the coding sequence ATGGATTTAAAACAGTATATCGCAACAATTCCTGATTTCCCGCAAGAAGGGATTTTATTCAGAGATATTACACCTTTGATGGCAGATGGAAAAGCATTTAGAGAAGCAACAGAACGCTTTGTCGCTTTTGCTAAAGAAGTCGACGCAGAAGTGATTGTTGGCCCTGAGTCACGTGGATTCATCTTTGGATGTCCAGTCGCTACTGAATTAGGAATTGGATTTATCCCAGTACGTAAACCCGGGAAACTACCTCGAGAAACAGTATCCTTTGAATATGATCTTGAATACGGTTCAAATGAATTACATGTTCATAAAGATGGCATTAAACCCGGTCAAAAGGTGCTAATTATTGATGATTTACTTGCAACTGGTGGTACAATAGAAGCATCAGTTAATCTTGTAAGACAATTGGGTGGTGAAGTTGTAGGGTGCGCATTCTTAATTGAGCTCGCAGATCTAAACGGCCGCGAAAAACTCAAAGGGATCGATGTATTCACAATTATGCAATATTAA
- a CDS encoding RelA/SpoT family protein, with translation MPGSTNISIDSILKEAKRYIQKDENIQLIQHAYDYAKEKHDGQYRKSGEPYVIHVIQVGYILASLTMSPETIAAGLLHDVIEDCGITKEELAKEFTPEIATLVESVTKIGNLEFKDEKEYLAANHRKIFIAMANDIRVIFIKLVDRLHNMRTLQFQSEEKQKKIAQETLDVYAPIAHRLGISTIKNELEDLSFQYLHRDKYYEIARLVEMRKAERDAQVTRMITRISELLTENGIKFNIFGRSKHLYSIYKKMTTKHKRFDEILDLLAIRIITESELNCYEILGYIHAEYRPIPGRLKDYIAMPKMNMYQSLHTTIVGDDGNIFEIQIRTYTMDEVAERGVAAHWRYKEGSKIPQEKEQREIEERLAWFSDFNQMTDDDQNALEYMELLQRDIFDANIYVMTPKGRVIGLPNGATPIDFAYRIHTEVGNTTVGATVNGMLVPLNKELKTGDVVAIKTAKQAKPSEDWLKVVKTSHARNKIKAFVQKKQQEEREELIVKGEHIFKDECKRRNVDEKEVKTAKRLDAILNGFSLNSLDDMYFALATKSLSTQALFEKLSIHKEPVSEQEKFERLIHKQASKRVEGDLGIRVDGIDSMMISLAKCCTPVPGDDIIGYVSKGQGVKVHRKDCPNIVNETQRLINVSWEDGVDSAEYETVLSILSTDRNFLLTDLVTTASQLRVKLNAVNSEVDDDRIHAITTMRVVVKDAQQLRTLIANLRKVESVIRVDRKTL, from the coding sequence ATGCCAGGAAGCACAAACATTTCAATCGATAGTATCTTAAAAGAGGCGAAACGCTATATTCAAAAAGACGAAAATATTCAACTCATTCAACATGCTTATGATTATGCAAAAGAAAAACATGATGGACAATATCGCAAAAGCGGTGAACCGTATGTAATCCATGTGATTCAAGTTGGATATATTCTTGCGTCTTTAACAATGTCTCCAGAAACCATTGCAGCAGGATTACTTCACGATGTCATTGAAGATTGTGGCATTACAAAAGAAGAACTTGCGAAAGAATTTACTCCAGAAATCGCAACACTTGTAGAAAGTGTTACTAAGATTGGGAATCTTGAATTTAAAGATGAAAAAGAATATCTAGCCGCTAATCATCGTAAGATTTTTATCGCAATGGCCAATGATATTCGCGTTATCTTTATTAAACTTGTAGACCGTCTTCATAATATGCGGACACTTCAATTTCAATCAGAAGAAAAGCAGAAAAAAATAGCACAAGAAACCCTGGATGTATATGCTCCAATTGCGCATAGACTCGGGATTTCTACCATAAAAAATGAATTGGAAGACTTAAGTTTCCAATATTTACACCGTGACAAATATTATGAAATCGCACGCCTTGTGGAAATGCGTAAAGCAGAACGGGATGCACAAGTTACCCGGATGATTACACGCATATCAGAATTATTAACTGAAAATGGCATCAAGTTCAATATATTTGGCCGTTCAAAACATCTTTATAGTATCTATAAAAAGATGACAACCAAGCATAAACGTTTTGATGAGATTCTCGATTTATTAGCAATTCGTATCATTACCGAAAGTGAATTAAACTGTTATGAAATCTTAGGCTATATTCATGCAGAATATCGTCCAATACCAGGGCGTTTAAAAGATTATATCGCAATGCCAAAAATGAATATGTACCAATCCCTCCATACAACAATCGTTGGTGATGATGGTAATATTTTCGAAATTCAAATTCGTACCTACACAATGGATGAAGTCGCAGAACGTGGGGTTGCAGCACACTGGCGCTATAAAGAAGGCAGTAAGATTCCTCAAGAAAAAGAACAACGTGAAATTGAAGAACGGTTGGCTTGGTTTAGTGATTTCAACCAAATGACCGATGACGATCAAAATGCGCTTGAATACATGGAACTCCTTCAAAGAGATATTTTTGATGCGAACATCTATGTCATGACACCAAAGGGACGTGTTATTGGACTGCCTAATGGCGCAACACCTATCGATTTTGCCTATCGAATTCATACAGAAGTCGGAAACACAACAGTGGGTGCAACGGTAAATGGCATGTTGGTTCCTTTAAATAAGGAATTAAAAACCGGAGACGTCGTGGCGATTAAGACAGCAAAACAAGCCAAACCATCGGAAGATTGGTTGAAGGTTGTTAAAACATCGCATGCACGCAATAAAATTAAAGCGTTTGTTCAAAAGAAACAACAAGAAGAACGCGAAGAGCTTATCGTTAAAGGTGAACATATCTTTAAAGATGAGTGTAAACGACGAAACGTCGACGAAAAAGAAGTCAAGACTGCAAAACGCTTGGATGCAATCCTCAATGGATTTTCATTGAATTCACTGGACGATATGTACTTTGCATTGGCTACAAAATCACTCTCCACACAAGCACTCTTTGAGAAACTATCCATTCACAAAGAACCTGTGAGCGAACAAGAGAAGTTTGAACGCCTGATTCATAAACAAGCAAGTAAACGTGTCGAAGGTGATTTAGGAATTCGCGTGGATGGCATCGATTCAATGATGATCTCACTTGCAAAATGTTGTACACCAGTTCCAGGTGATGACATTATTGGATATGTTTCAAAAGGACAAGGTGTAAAAGTTCACCGAAAAGATTGTCCAAATATCGTGAATGAGACACAACGTTTAATTAATGTAAGTTGGGAAGATGGTGTTGATAGTGCAGAATACGAAACAGTATTGTCCATTCTGTCTACCGATCGCAACTTCTTGCTCACTGACTTAGTAACAACTGCATCACAATTACGCGTAAAACTAAACGCTGTGAATTCTGAAGTTGATGATGACCGGATTCATGCCATCACCACAATGCGCGTTGTCGTTAAAGATGCGCAACAACTCAGAACGCTGATTGCGAACTTGCGAAAAGTCGAGTCTGTAATTCGTGTTGATCGAAAAACACTCTAA